The Candidatus Zixiibacteriota bacterium genome has a window encoding:
- the icd gene encoding isocitrate dehydrogenase (NADP(+)): MAKYKHIEVPENGQPIKVVKKKLKIPNKPIIPVIEGDGIGRDIMKATRRVVDAAVEKAYKGKKKIAWMDVYAGEAAFDKYKEWLPQETVDAIKKYVVALKGPLTTPVGGGFRSLNVSLRQILNLYACVRPVSYFKGVGSPVTHPEKMDVVIFRENTEDVYSGIEWKKGTKDVKKVINWLNKTMKTNIRPDSGIGVKPISVTGTKRLVRKAIQHAVDNKLPTVTLVHKGNIMKYTEGAFRDWGYKLATTEFRNKVVTEDELWDKYKGKMPKGKILIKDRIADSIFQQILTRTDEYDVLATPNLNGDYISDACAAQIGGLGMAPGANIGDYIGLFEATHGTAPKYADKDVINPCSVILSACMMLDYLGWDKAATMIRNGIQKTIDKKTVTYDLHRQMKGAKKVGTTAFGSAIIKNMR; the protein is encoded by the coding sequence ATGGCAAAATACAAACATATCGAAGTTCCCGAAAACGGCCAGCCGATCAAGGTTGTAAAAAAGAAACTCAAGATTCCGAACAAACCGATCATTCCGGTCATCGAAGGTGATGGTATCGGTCGCGACATCATGAAGGCGACTCGTCGTGTTGTCGATGCCGCTGTCGAGAAGGCCTATAAGGGTAAGAAAAAGATAGCCTGGATGGATGTTTACGCCGGCGAAGCCGCCTTTGATAAATACAAAGAATGGCTACCGCAGGAAACCGTGGACGCCATCAAGAAGTATGTCGTGGCTCTCAAGGGTCCGTTGACCACGCCGGTCGGCGGTGGATTCCGGTCGCTTAACGTTTCGCTGCGTCAGATTCTCAATCTGTACGCCTGCGTCCGTCCGGTCAGCTACTTCAAAGGCGTTGGCTCCCCTGTCACGCATCCGGAAAAGATGGATGTCGTTATCTTCCGTGAGAACACCGAGGATGTTTACTCCGGTATCGAGTGGAAGAAGGGTACCAAGGATGTAAAGAAGGTCATCAACTGGCTCAACAAGACCATGAAGACCAACATCCGCCCGGACAGTGGAATCGGAGTCAAGCCGATTTCTGTCACTGGCACCAAGCGTTTGGTTCGCAAAGCGATCCAGCATGCTGTCGATAACAAACTGCCGACCGTGACGCTGGTTCACAAAGGCAATATCATGAAGTACACCGAGGGCGCTTTCCGTGACTGGGGTTACAAGCTGGCGACGACCGAGTTCCGGAACAAAGTCGTGACTGAGGATGAACTCTGGGATAAGTACAAAGGCAAAATGCCCAAGGGCAAGATTCTCATAAAGGATCGTATTGCCGATTCCATCTTCCAGCAAATTCTGACTCGTACCGACGAGTACGATGTTCTGGCCACACCGAACCTCAATGGTGACTATATCTCCGATGCCTGCGCGGCGCAGATCGGTGGTTTGGGTATGGCTCCCGGTGCTAATATTGGTGATTACATCGGTCTCTTTGAAGCCACCCACGGCACAGCTCCGAAGTATGCCGACAAGGATGTTATCAATCCGTGTTCGGTTATTCTTTCGGCCTGCATGATGCTGGATTACCTTGGCTGGGACAAAGCGGCCACGATGATCCGTAATGGAATTCAGAAGACGATCGACAAGAAGACAGTTACTTATGATCTGCATCGCCAGATGAAGG
- the mdh gene encoding malate dehydrogenase yields MNKKVVVVGAGHVGATCAMYMAEANIADVVLLDIIKDMPQGKGLDLTQAGPVRGYNAKITGSNKWTDLKNADVVIMTAGLARKPGMSREDLLKMNANIIASVAGNIKKYAPKSYVIVVSNPLDLMTFHMQKKTGFPKNRVLGQAGVLDSTRMRAFVSMELNIAMTDIHAMVLGGHGDTMVPLPRYTTVGGIPIKELIPADRIKAISKRTAVGGGEIVKLLKTGSAYYAPAAASVSMCRSILCDEKRILPASAFLTGQYGIKDIYIGVPVVLGAKGVERILELNLTKSEKGALQKSAKTYKKHLKDLGY; encoded by the coding sequence ATGAACAAGAAGGTTGTCGTTGTCGGTGCTGGACATGTGGGTGCAACTTGCGCCATGTACATGGCCGAGGCCAACATTGCTGATGTCGTACTTTTGGACATTATCAAGGACATGCCCCAGGGCAAGGGACTTGATCTTACCCAGGCTGGACCCGTTCGCGGCTACAACGCCAAAATTACCGGTTCCAACAAATGGACCGATCTGAAGAATGCTGACGTCGTTATCATGACTGCCGGATTGGCTCGCAAGCCAGGCATGTCGCGGGAAGACCTGCTTAAGATGAATGCCAACATCATTGCTTCGGTAGCTGGCAACATCAAGAAGTATGCTCCCAAGAGTTATGTTATCGTCGTTTCCAATCCTCTTGATCTGATGACTTTCCACATGCAGAAGAAGACTGGTTTTCCTAAGAACCGCGTTCTCGGTCAAGCCGGTGTACTCGACTCAACTCGCATGAGAGCTTTTGTGTCGATGGAACTCAACATTGCGATGACCGATATTCATGCTATGGTACTGGGTGGTCATGGTGATACTATGGTTCCGCTGCCGCGCTATACCACTGTCGGTGGCATCCCGATCAAAGAACTGATTCCTGCCGATCGCATTAAGGCTATCTCCAAACGTACCGCTGTAGGTGGTGGTGAGATTGTCAAACTGCTCAAGACCGGTTCAGCTTACTATGCTCCGGCCGCAGCCAGTGTCAGCATGTGTCGCTCGATTCTTTGTGATGAAAAGCGCATTTTGCCGGCCTCCGCTTTCCTGACCGGTCAGTACGGTATCAAGGATATCTACATCGGTGTACCGGTGGTGTTGGGTGCCAAGGGCGTCGAGCGCATTCTCGAACTGAATCTCACCAAGAGTGAAAAGGGTGCTTTGCAGAAATCTGCCAAGACCTACAAGAAACATCTCAAAGACCTTGGCTACTAA
- a CDS encoding DUF2088 domain-containing protein — protein sequence MDASDSPGFVDIFYAADRLRLLLPVTASLDTYAPRLTENPVSFESCRDILQELIVTPQFQSPRLLTVVNDGHRTTPTPIMLDWLSRIDQTYLDRTDFLIATGTHEPPSEEHCRNIFGPLYDDLRSRIHVHRAREMETMTDLGTDPMGERVLINKMVMDYPAILVLGSVEPHYFAGYTGGRKGFFPGLTDLATTERNHNLAASLDAAPLRLEGNPVAEHMKALTKLLPLEKVKTVQVVLDARHQVAGCFSGSLWDAFQQATTKAREIFAHRVSRQYDVVLAEILPPLDVNLYQAQKALENCQTVVKDGGSIILFSACEAGIGSAFFYDLAQKWDHERNVAADGKQYFGSHKLSRVNLMSRRIGVYLHSELKAEEVRRVFYEPLDNPQEFLYSTLEKCEKSNIAVVFDAAHTVLNA from the coding sequence ATGGATGCGAGTGACTCGCCGGGATTCGTAGACATTTTCTATGCGGCCGACAGACTTCGTCTGCTGCTTCCGGTCACAGCCAGCCTTGATACGTACGCGCCGCGACTAACGGAGAATCCGGTCTCCTTTGAATCCTGTCGGGACATTCTGCAGGAATTGATCGTGACCCCGCAATTTCAGTCACCCCGACTGCTGACCGTAGTCAATGACGGTCACCGTACAACACCCACACCGATAATGCTCGACTGGCTGTCGCGCATTGACCAAACCTATCTTGATCGCACGGATTTCCTGATTGCAACCGGTACTCACGAACCCCCCTCCGAAGAGCACTGTCGAAATATCTTCGGTCCCTTGTACGATGACCTCCGCTCCCGCATTCATGTTCATCGAGCGCGCGAAATGGAGACGATGACCGACCTGGGGACTGACCCGATGGGGGAGAGGGTCCTTATTAATAAGATGGTGATGGACTACCCTGCCATTCTTGTTCTCGGCTCGGTGGAACCGCACTACTTTGCTGGGTATACCGGTGGGCGCAAGGGATTCTTTCCTGGTCTCACAGATCTGGCCACAACTGAGCGTAATCACAATCTGGCCGCATCGCTGGACGCAGCCCCGCTTCGGCTCGAAGGCAATCCAGTGGCTGAACACATGAAAGCCCTGACCAAACTCCTTCCCCTCGAAAAAGTTAAAACAGTACAAGTCGTGCTTGATGCTCGGCATCAGGTTGCCGGTTGTTTTTCTGGTAGTCTCTGGGATGCGTTTCAGCAGGCGACGACGAAGGCGCGTGAAATCTTTGCACATCGAGTGAGTCGTCAATATGATGTGGTGCTGGCTGAAATATTACCTCCGCTTGATGTCAATCTCTATCAGGCTCAGAAAGCTCTGGAAAACTGCCAGACGGTTGTAAAGGATGGTGGATCAATAATACTGTTCTCCGCATGCGAAGCTGGTATCGGGTCTGCGTTCTTTTATGACCTGGCCCAGAAGTGGGATCACGAGCGTAATGTTGCTGCTGATGGAAAGCAGTATTTTGGTAGCCACAAGTTGTCCCGTGTCAATCTTATGTCACGGCGCATTGGCGTCTATCTGCATTCAGAATTGAAAGCGGAGGAAGTACGCCGTGTTTTCTATGAACCGCTTGACAATCCTCAAGAATTTCTTTACTCAACATTAGAGAAATGTGAAAAAAGTAACATAGCTGTTGTGTTTGACGCCGCTCACACGGTGTTAAACGCGTAA